In the Bacillus sp. FJAT-42376 genome, GCGGAATTTTTTCTGCCGTAATGTATGTTTTCGCTTCAGGGACCAGCTCCGCTTTTAGCATGCTGTTTGAGAAATAGTCCGATGCAGAATCCAGATTGGGGTAACCGTTAAAAAAAGAATCGGAAAAGGCAATGCCTTTTACTTCATCATCAAAGCCTTTTTCCTGTTTAATGCCGAGTAAATCATACCATTCCGGATCCGCAAAACGGTTGGCAGCAAACAGTCTGCCTCCGTCTTTAACAAATTTGCCGATTTGGCCGGCATTCCATCGTGACGTGTCTTCTCCGGTCAAGATGATCATTGTATATGGATCACCTTGAATCCCCCCGGTTTTCTCGGGCGGGAGGACCTCATATCTGACATTCGCGTAATGCAGCGCCTTTTTTATATTGTGATAGGTACCTTCACTCAGCTTGTTTCCTTTCTCGGGTTCAGCTACGTAAATCCTCATATTGCCTGGTGAAGTTCCCTGTTCAGGAGTGCCGGACGTCATATACGTAATTTCTTCTGCAGGGAAAACTTTTTTGCCGATTGGCAAATTCGCATAAAAATGGTCTTCATTCATATATAAAATTCCTATCAGCAGGAAAACAACCGCAATTGAAGTAAAAATTGCAAAACGGGGAACCCTTCCTGTCATCTGTTATTTCCTCCCAAATACTGAATAATCTTCTGCTGCCTGATTGGAAAAGAGTTTATATCAGGATGATTTCGAAGCCGGACCGCCAATTCAAACACTCTATCCCAACTGCCATTTTGGTAAGAAATTTGCAGCCAGCCCCACATGACTTGGGCCGATTGCGGCTGTTCATGAAGCAGGCTTTGGAAAATCTGTTCACTCTCCTGCGGATTTTTCTCAAAGATTAGCATACCGAGCGCTTCCCTGTATTGAAAATCTTCGGGGAATTCAGCAGCAGCTTCTCTCAGAAACCCTTCATAATCCAATTCAGTCTTCTCCCTGATGGCACTGGAAAGCAATTCGCTGGATAGGTACTCCTTATAAGTAGATAGAAGCTGCTGGTAGGTAATGGGATGTTCCGCAGACAAGTCTCTTTTTTGCTGGGTAATTTGATTGGCCAGCCGGTCTTGAAGGACATTCGTAATCGTTGCAGCATAATGAACCGCTTCTCTATCCGGATGGTTCAGTCCTTTTTTAATAATTTTCTCCTGGCTGATGGTTTTTTCATTGGACATATTTAAAAGCAGGCTTTTCATCATCCACCCGTTTCCAGAGGAATAACCGCTTGCGGAAAGCAATTGGCGGTCCTGGTTAAGCGTCTCTCTTAAATTTTCAAAATTATAGACCTTGTTCTGAATATAGCTCGAGTATTCATCCATGAATGACCCATCCTGATTCTTCACAAAGAGGCGCAGCAAAATAAAGCCGAATATAAAACCAATGAACGGGAGAAGCAGAGAAAGCATGACCCAGAGCATAAGCAGACCATGCTGATCCTTCTCCACTTTTCCGGCAAAATAAAAACGGGCAGCAGCAAAAGATACGGCACACCCGATAACAGATCCGGCACCTAATAAGATCATCATGTAATAGAAGCCACCTCTTTCCGTATAGCATTCTGGAGTCTTTCCCTGACTGCCGGCTCATTGGCCGGATCAACTCCCGGCAAAAGAACATAGAGAATTCCTGCCTCCTCATCCCATCCGGCTGAATCCAGTTCCCTTAGCTGCTTTTTCATCAGGAGATCGATTTCACTGATCATCAGACGGTCTGTTTTTAATTCAAAAATAACAAAAGGCTGACCGATTTTTTCCGCGCGTTCAAGTTCTGCATTAAACCGTTTAAAAAAGGAAGCGAGCTGATAAATACCGGTTCCCGGATATCGCTGATGCTCATTTTTTTCCCTTTCATATGTATAGGCAAAACTTAACCGGCTTCCCATCCATTTCAGGCACCAGTCGAGCCATTGAATATGCTGGGAAGTACAGGCATTGAGATCAATTCCATCAAGTGCGAGAATATATCTCATTTCCCCGTAAACAAACACAGGGCCTGCCGCAGCCGGAGACGCTTCATCGTCCTCCCTTGATCTGAACATTACATGCTCTTGCCCTTTTATTACTTTGCCTATTAAAGATGGGACCTCATCAAGCCAATAATCTGACTTGAGCCTGCCCTCTTGATTTGTGTTAATTTTTGAGCGGATTGAATCTCCTTGACTGGATATCAGGTACAAACAAAGCTGCCTGCTCGTAAACCTTTGGTTAACGATACGGACCATTTCATTAAAGATCGTATCTGAATCAGTAGAATTAAGTGCCGTAATCATCTCGTACATGTCCGCATATTGATCCTCTGACTCTAAAAATCGCTTTCTATACGTCTCGTTTATATTTAATGCTTCATCCAGAGTCTCTTCTAAAATCTTTTTTTCCTCAAGAATTTCCTCATACCCATTTGTTATATCAAAATAACGTTCTTGTTGAGAGTTTCGTGATAGCCCCGTGAAAAGGAGCAGAAAGAAGAATAGCGAAATGACCAGCATATTGGATAAATCTGTGAGATAAAGATAGAGATCGCCTCCATTGCCGATTTCAAATGCAATGGAAGAAAAAACGGCGGAACAAAAAGGAACAATCCCAAAATAAATACCATATCTTAGTGAAATAAGGACGATAGCTGCAGACCATAAGACCTCGCTCAACATCGGAATATTTTCTGAAAAAAAGTGAAGAAAAAAGAGATTGGCAAAAGATAATCCGAATGACTCAGCCAATTTTAATATAATATTGGATTGTTTGTAGATCATATGAATCACTGCTTTCACAAAAAAATTAGTTGAGTTCAGAAAAATAGGCTGATATGATTAGGACAAAAGGTGATGGGCAAACTTGCTGAAAAGCAAGGACGCAAAGGCATGGGTCGTCGATTTCCAATCGGAAATACCGATCGCCAGCCTGCGAAGCTACCATCCCTCGTTAAAAAACGGAGGGATTACAAATGAATAATGTAATCAGATTTTTTGTATTGGCTTTTTTTGCTGTATCCAGTTTTATTTCTTTATCTCCCGCTGCCTCTGCCCTTACGACAGCTACATCTCCCGCTGCTTCTGTCCAAAACGCTGCAAATTCCACAGGAGTTTTAAAAAACGTGAAAACCTACAAAATTTTCTACGATGCTCCTACCCCATCGATTATCAAAAAGATGCAGGCCTATGACCTCGTCATAATAGAGCCCCTTCTTTACACCAAAACCCAAATTGAAACGATTAAGAAACAAGGTACAAAAGTTTTCGGCTATATCAACTCAATGGAAGCCGATAACTGGAACACTGCATTCATGCAGAAGCTTACACCGGAAGATTTTTATCAGCAATCCACTCAAAAATACTATATTCAGCAATGGGATTCCTATCTGATGAATATGAGTTCTCCTCATTTCAGACAATTGCTCTTATCAGAAATTGGAGCTCAGGTTGCCGCTAAAAATATGGACGGGGTCTTTTTTGACACAGTTGGAAACATAGATGATTATTTCAGTGATCAGCCAGCTGAGCTTGCGAAACAGCGGTCAGGCCTGGAACAGCTTTTAAAAAGTGTTAAAACGATGTATCCATCCCTCGGAATCATCCAAAACTGGGGAATTGATACTCTGAAAACAACAAGCGCAAACTATGTTGATGCAATCATGTGGGAAAACTTCAGTCATAATGTTGTGTCTAAAGATGAGTGGTCAAAAAATCAAATAGATCAATTAAAAGCGCTTCAGCAAGAGAAAGGAATCACGGTTCTTACTGTTTCTTTTGAGCAGCACTCTAAAAGTGCATGGTTTTCTGAGCAGCAGGGATTCCTCCATTACAAAGCAGTTAAAGACTTTAACAGATGGTAATTACTATAGCGGGCAAAGAATTCAGGTAAGATTCGACAATTAGTAGTTCTCCATCCTCTTTTATGGAAAAGGACTTACATTATTTGTAGCACAGCAAAGGAAAGCTCGCAACTTTCAGATGTACCAATAAAAAAACCAGACGAATGCCGATGTGCCAGTCTGGTTTTTTTAAAGGAAAAATCTCTCCCCCTGTATCATCTTACCTACTCCAAATCACTTAGTCTATTCTATATAACAGGAATTCATGTCAAAAGTAGGCTTTATTTTACGATAGGTTATACACTCTTTACTCCTATTGGGTTCTATTAACCTGATCACTGGAGCCAGCGGACACACTTGCCTGCAGGCTTTCATCATCCGGTTTAACAGAGCTTCTTCCTGAATAATGACTGTTTTACTCAGGGCTTTCAGCTTCGCCGTGAAGCACCTCCCTTTCCCCTTCTGCCCATTTGTTTGCGAGAGCTCATAGAAAAAAGACTGCGGTAAAATCCGCAGTCTCTCTTTTATATCTTCACAGGCCTTTTCCAGAATCCGACGATAAGGGCCGTGATAATCGATCCTATCAATATCGCTAAAATATATAAGAATGGATTCCCGTCTACTACCGGGATTACAAATGCTCCGCCGTGAGGTGCCGGCAGTTTGATATTGAAGAGCATAGATAGGGCGCCTGCTGTCGCTGCACCAATGACGGATGCTGGAATGACCCTTCCCGGATCCGCGGCAGCAAATGGAATTGCCCCTTCTGTTATAAAGGTTGCCCCCATAATGTAAGCCGTTTTCCCCGCTTCTCTTTCTTGTTTCGTAAACTTGTATTTAAAGAAGGTTGTAGCCAGTGCCATTCCGAGTGGCGGTACCATTCCCCCTGCCATTATGGCAGCATGAGGAGCGAAGTTTCCTGCATCAATCATGGCAAGACCGAATGTATAAGCTGCTTTGTTCAGCGGTCCTCCCATATCGACGGCCATCATTCCTCCAAGAATTAAGCCCAGCAGTACAAGGTTCCCTGTGCCCATTCCCATGAGCCAGCCGTTCAGCAAATCCATTAATGCTTTTGCTGGCGGGATAACAATGACCAGCATGATGACTCCTGTAAACAGGATACCGAATAAAGGATAAAGCAATACCGGTTTGATGCCTTCAAGGGATTGCGGCAAACGGCTGAACGCCTTTTTCAGGAAAAGAACAATATAGCCTGCCAGGAAACCGGCAATCAAACCTCCAAGGAAGCCAGCATCCCCTGTTGATGCCAGCAGGCCGCCGACTGCACCGGGTGCAAAGCCCGGCCTGTCTGCAATACTCATCGCAATAAAGCCTGCCAGAATGGGAATCATCAGTTTAAAAGCAGTTCCGCCGCCGATGGTATTTAATACATAAGCAATTTGATTGTAGCTCGGATCATTGGGGTCTGCAGATTTAATCCCGAACATAAAGGAAATAGCGATGAGGATACCGCCCCCGACCACAAACGGAAGCATATTTGATACACCATTCATTAAATGCTTATAAAATCCTGTTCTCTGCCCTTTTTCCTTTCGGCCATCTCCGCTTTCTCCCTGGCTCCCCTGGCTGTTTTTATAAATAGGACCATCCTGTTTCAAGGCTTTTTCTATTAATTCACCCGGCTTTCTTATTGCTTGTGCAACAGGTACTTCAATGACTGTTTTTCCTGCGAATCTTCCCATCTCGACTTGTTTATCCGCAGCAACAATAATCGCGGAAGCCCTTTCAATTTCGTCCTCTGTTAACCGGCTTTTCACCCCGCTTGAACCATTGGTCTCTACTTTGATGTGAATCCCCATCTCCTTGGCTTTTGCTTTCAGTGAATCTGCTGCCATGTAGGTATGGGCGATTCCGGTCGGACAGGCCGTTACCGCCAGAACAAGCTGGCCAGACGATTCTGAAGCGGACGGCTCCTCTTTTCCGGCCATTTCATCTTCCTTTGAATTGATCGCTTCCAGTATCTCGCTCTCAGACTCGGCGTTCTCCAGTTTTTTCCGGAAATCAGGATCCATAAGAAAGCTTGATAAAGAAGACAAGGTTTCCAAGTGTGTCTGATCCGCCCCTTCTCCGGCAGCAATCATGAAGAACAAATGACTCGGCTGTCCATCGAGCGACTCATAATCAATTCCCGCCTTTGAACGGCCAAATGCAATGGCCGGCTTCTTGACTGCTTTGGTTTTCGCATGCGGAATCGCAATTCCTTCGCCAATTCCAGTCGTGCTTTGAGCTTCACGTGCCAGAATCGCTTCTTTATATAATTGACGGTCTGATAACTTTCCGGCGTGATCCAGCTGATTGACGAGTTCGTCAATCGCTTTTTCCTTGGAATCAGCTGTTAATTGCAGCCGGATCGTTTCTTTTGTCAGCAAATCCGTAATCCTCATTTTTATATCCCCCTCATCCAATTTTCTCTATTTTAACTTCCTTATATAATTTTTCAGCCTCTTCTTTTGTACAGAGATCATGTGAGAATGCTGTAGCGCTTCCTGCCGCGGTTCCCCGCTGAAATGCTTCCTCAACCGTGTCTTGTTGTGCCAGCGATGCGAGAAAGCCTGCGACAACGGAATCACCTGCGCCTACTGAATTTTTTAACACTCCTTGGGGAACCGATGCCTTTAGTACGCAGTCTTCATTAACCAAGACGGCTCCTTCTCCGGCCATTGAAACAATTACATTCTGAACGCCAAGACTGATAAGCTTTTTACCGTAGTAAGCGGCTTCATTTACATTCGATACGGTCGTATGGAACAGTTCACCCAGTTCGTGATGATTTGGTTTGATTAAAAGAGGTGAGTGACGGAAAGTTTCTTCAAGCGCCGGCCCTGTCGCATCTATGACTGTCTCCACCCCTGCTTTTCGGCATATTTCCGCAGCCGTGCTGTAAAATGTCAATGGAATGGAGGAAGGAATACTTCCAGCCAGGACCAGTAAATCCCCTTTTTGCAAACGTGTTATTTTAGAAATGAGCTGTTCCTGCTGCTCTAATGTAATTTTCGGACCTGCTGCGTTCACTTCGGTTTCTACACCGGTCTTAAGCTTTACATTAATTCTTGTATGGTCTGCAGCTTCTGTAAAATCTGCCGTAATCGCTTCTGATTCAAGGAAATTTTTTATAAAATCGCCTGTAAATCCTCCTGAAAAACCAAGTGCTGTGCTCTCTGTTCCAAGACGTTTCAGGACTCTTGAAACATTAATGCCCTTTCCGCCCGGGAAAAGCTTCGTTTCCTTCGAACGATTCAGACTGCCTAAATGAAATTCTTCAAGCTGAATTAAATAATCAATGGAAGGATTCAATGTACATGTATAAATCATGGTGTGCTCACAACCTTTATCTCAGTTTTTTCGGTGTATTCAGCAAGTAAATAGTCATCCAGCTTCTCTGTAATGATGATGGCTTCGTGAAGCTCCGCAATTTTTGCAAATGTAATCTCATCGAACTTGCTGCTGTCTGCGAGGATATAGGCCTTTTGAGAACAGCGGATGGCACTGGTTTTTACTGCTGCTTCTTCAGGATCGGGTGTCGTATAGCCTGAATCGGCATGGATTCCATTTACACCCATGAAACATTTATCAAAGCGGTATTCAGTTAAGCTTGATATAGCACGGGCCCCAATAAGCGCTTTTGTCGTTTGTTTCATATATCCGCCTATTAAGTAAGTAGGGATATGGTGGCTGGCCAGCGATTCCAAGTGCGTTAAACCATTCGTCACGACCATAATATTTTTCCCCGCTAAGTAAGGAATCATCTGTAAAGTAGTGGTTCCGGCATCAAGAAAAATACGATCTCCGTCTTTCACCATTTCAGCTGCGTATTGACCGATTTTTTGTTTACTCTCCAGATTGATATCCGATTTTTGCTCAATATCCGGCTCTGTCCCTTTTTGATGCAGAACCTCTGCTCCGCCATGGACTCTTTTCAGCTTCTTTTCTTTATGAAGCTGGCTTAGATCTCTTCTTATTGTTGAATCAGAAGATTGAGTTGCATCCACAAGCTCCTGAATATTCACAATCTCTTTCTCTTCGATCAGTGCAAGGATCCTGCTGTGGCGTTCCGACGTTATCATGCAAGCACCTCCAGTCAGTTTAATAGGGCGTTTTCCTTATGACCACATTGTAACGAAAGCCCTTTCAAAAATCAATCAATTTCAATCAAAAACAATCATTTTATCCCTTTTTATATTCATTTACAGTCAAAAACATTCATTTCCTTCTTAAATGATTTTTACGCTTGGCTGTTGTTTTCCGCTGGAGGCTGCTCCCCTATTGTTTTACCTTCCATTCCAGTCAGCCTAAATGATGGAATCCCAATAAAAAAGACGAAACACCCGGAATGCTCAGCACATCGTTCCGGGTGTTTCGTCTTTAAACAATTTCCTATAAAACAGATTCTTTTTCTCTTAATCTTCCATAGTGGATAAATCACCTGCAGGCAAATCCAGCTCCCAAGCCTTCAGCACCCTTCGCATGATTTTCCCGCTTCTTGTTTTAGGAAGCTTATCTTTGAATTCTATCTCTCTTGGTGCGGCATGGGCAGCAAGCCCTTTCTTCACAAAGGTACGTATTTCTTCACTTAATTCATCCGAAGGCTCATAGCCATCTCTCAGTGCAATGAATGCTTTTATGATTTCTCCGCGGACCGGATCCGGTTTGCCGATCACACCAGCTTCTGCAATCGCCGGATGTTCGACAAGCTTGCTTTCTACTTCAAAAGGTCCGACACGCTCACCTGAAGTCATGATCACATCATCGATCCTGCCTTGAAACCAGAAATACCCGTCTTCATCCATATAAGCGGAATCCCCCGATACGTACCAGCCGCCGGGCATAAAATACGATTCATACTTCTCCTGATTGTTCCAGATGGCATACATCATGGACGGCCAGCCTTTTTTTATGGCCAGATTCCCCATTTGATAAGGAGGAAGCTCGTTCCCCTGATCATCTACAATGGCGGCCTTTACTCCAGGCACCGGTTTTCCCATCGAACCCGGTTTAATTTCAAGACTTGGGTAATTGCAGATGGTCTGGGATCCGGTTTCTGTCATCCACCATGTATCATGGATCCTTTGGCTGAAGACTTTTGTTCCCCACCGGATTACTTCCGGATTAAGAGGTTCACCCACGCTCAAGATATGTCTTAGACTGCTGAGATCATACTCTTTGATAATTTCATCTCCCGCTCCCATGAGCATTCTAAAAGCTGTAGGGGCGCTGTACCACACCGTTACACCTAAATCTTCAATGGTCTTATACCACGCTTCAGGGTTAAATCTCCCCCCGACGATGACATTAGAAGCTCCATGGAGCCAAGGTCCAAAGATGCCATATACCGTACCTGTAACCCATCCCGGATCAGCCGTACACCAGTAAACATCCTCTTCTTTCAAATCGAGTACCCATTCAGCTGTCTGATACTGCTGAATCATTGCCCTTTGTACATGGAGAACCCCTTTCGGCTTTCCGGTGGATCCTGAGGTATAATGCAGCAGCATTCCATCCTCCGCCTCAAGCCATTCCACGTTAAAGTTTTTTCCGGCTTTTTCCATTTCTTTATGGAAGTTAATATGTTTACTTGTTTCGTCCTGATCTCCGACTAAAATAATGTGTTTTAATTCCGGCAGTTCATCATGCGGAACCCGGTCAAGCAATTCCGGAGTGGTTACAATGACTTTCGCTCCGCTGTCATAAAGACGGTCTTTTACGGCTCCCTCCATGAATGCTTCGAACAGGGGCCCTACAATGGCGCCCGCTTTAACCGCTCCTAAAATAATAAAATAGAGCTCCGGTGTTCTTGGCATGAAGACAAACACACGGTCTCCCTTTTCTACATCGGCAGCCTGGCGCAGAACATTTGCCGCCTGATTGGATAAATCCTTCATTTCTTTAAACGTATATTTTTCGTTTCGTGAAGGGTCTCGATAATAAAGCGCAACTTTATTTTTCCGATGGGTTTCTGCATGACGGTCAATCGCTTCATATGCTGCATTTAATTTTCCCGTTTGATGCCAGGAGAAATTTTTCTCTGCATCGTTCCAGTTAAAGTTCTGATAGGCTTCATCGTAGTCTTTTAGATTATAGTTCCCCTTCGACGCTGGCAGCGCTTCCAATTTCATCCCTGAATCCCCCTCAATTCTTGATTCAACTAATATTATAGTATACCCATCTAATTTTCTCAATTTTTAAACTACAGGAATATGAAAACGCTTTAATGTTTGTAGTATAATAGAAGGAAATGCCGATCAGGTAAGCTTTAGGCAAAGGAATACAAGGCGGGTGACCGAATGGAACATAACAAAACCTATAACGCAATGGAAATAAAAACTCCCAATGGCTCTATCATTATTGAAGGGCCCATATCTTCCGGAAAACTTGCAAGCTATGAATTTCATAAGGATTTAATTGCGTTCAGACCTCCCGAACAGCAGCATAAGGCGCTAATCGGAATTGCAGAACTGCCTGAAGGAAGAATCCTGGTTGCCAGGGACAAGCACACTATTGTCGGATATGTTACCTATTTATATCCTGACCCTCTGGAAAGATGGTCTGAAGGAAACATGGAGAACCTCATTGAACTTGGCGCCATAGAAGTCATACCCGATTTTAGAGGGTACTCTGTCGGGAAAAACCTTCTTCGCGTATCGATGATGGATGATCAAATGGAAGATTACATCGTGATTACAACCGAATACTACTGGCATTGGGATTTAAAAGGAACGTGCTTGAACGTTTGGGAATATCGTAAAGTGATGGAGAAAATGATGAATGCGGGAGGCCTCGAATGGTACGCAACAGACGAGCCTGAAATAAGCTCTCATCCTGCGAATTGCCTAATGGCAAGAATCGGGAATCGAATCGGCCCCGATTCGATTCAGGCATTCGATAAGCTCCGTTTCAAAAATCGTTTTATGTATTGATGAAATCCATTCGTATCTTCTGATTTTCCAGAATG is a window encoding:
- a CDS encoding putative glycoside hydrolase; this encodes MNNVIRFFVLAFFAVSSFISLSPAASALTTATSPAASVQNAANSTGVLKNVKTYKIFYDAPTPSIIKKMQAYDLVIIEPLLYTKTQIETIKKQGTKVFGYINSMEADNWNTAFMQKLTPEDFYQQSTQKYYIQQWDSYLMNMSSPHFRQLLLSEIGAQVAAKNMDGVFFDTVGNIDDYFSDQPAELAKQRSGLEQLLKSVKTMYPSLGIIQNWGIDTLKTTSANYVDAIMWENFSHNVVSKDEWSKNQIDQLKALQQEKGITVLTVSFEQHSKSAWFSEQQGFLHYKAVKDFNRW
- a CDS encoding PTS fructose transporter subunit IIABC — protein: MRITDLLTKETIRLQLTADSKEKAIDELVNQLDHAGKLSDRQLYKEAILAREAQSTTGIGEGIAIPHAKTKAVKKPAIAFGRSKAGIDYESLDGQPSHLFFMIAAGEGADQTHLETLSSLSSFLMDPDFRKKLENAESESEILEAINSKEDEMAGKEEPSASESSGQLVLAVTACPTGIAHTYMAADSLKAKAKEMGIHIKVETNGSSGVKSRLTEDEIERASAIIVAADKQVEMGRFAGKTVIEVPVAQAIRKPGELIEKALKQDGPIYKNSQGSQGESGDGRKEKGQRTGFYKHLMNGVSNMLPFVVGGGILIAISFMFGIKSADPNDPSYNQIAYVLNTIGGGTAFKLMIPILAGFIAMSIADRPGFAPGAVGGLLASTGDAGFLGGLIAGFLAGYIVLFLKKAFSRLPQSLEGIKPVLLYPLFGILFTGVIMLVIVIPPAKALMDLLNGWLMGMGTGNLVLLGLILGGMMAVDMGGPLNKAAYTFGLAMIDAGNFAPHAAIMAGGMVPPLGMALATTFFKYKFTKQEREAGKTAYIMGATFITEGAIPFAAADPGRVIPASVIGAATAGALSMLFNIKLPAPHGGAFVIPVVDGNPFLYILAILIGSIITALIVGFWKRPVKI
- the pfkB gene encoding 1-phosphofructokinase, translating into MIYTCTLNPSIDYLIQLEEFHLGSLNRSKETKLFPGGKGINVSRVLKRLGTESTALGFSGGFTGDFIKNFLESEAITADFTEAADHTRINVKLKTGVETEVNAAGPKITLEQQEQLISKITRLQKGDLLVLAGSIPSSIPLTFYSTAAEICRKAGVETVIDATGPALEETFRHSPLLIKPNHHELGELFHTTVSNVNEAAYYGKKLISLGVQNVIVSMAGEGAVLVNEDCVLKASVPQGVLKNSVGAGDSVVAGFLASLAQQDTVEEAFQRGTAAGSATAFSHDLCTKEEAEKLYKEVKIEKIG
- a CDS encoding DeoR/GlpR family DNA-binding transcription regulator; this encodes MITSERHSRILALIEEKEIVNIQELVDATQSSDSTIRRDLSQLHKEKKLKRVHGGAEVLHQKGTEPDIEQKSDINLESKQKIGQYAAEMVKDGDRIFLDAGTTTLQMIPYLAGKNIMVVTNGLTHLESLASHHIPTYLIGGYMKQTTKALIGARAISSLTEYRFDKCFMGVNGIHADSGYTTPDPEEAAVKTSAIRCSQKAYILADSSKFDEITFAKIAELHEAIIITEKLDDYLLAEYTEKTEIKVVSTP
- the acsA gene encoding acetate--CoA ligase, yielding MKLEALPASKGNYNLKDYDEAYQNFNWNDAEKNFSWHQTGKLNAAYEAIDRHAETHRKNKVALYYRDPSRNEKYTFKEMKDLSNQAANVLRQAADVEKGDRVFVFMPRTPELYFIILGAVKAGAIVGPLFEAFMEGAVKDRLYDSGAKVIVTTPELLDRVPHDELPELKHIILVGDQDETSKHINFHKEMEKAGKNFNVEWLEAEDGMLLHYTSGSTGKPKGVLHVQRAMIQQYQTAEWVLDLKEEDVYWCTADPGWVTGTVYGIFGPWLHGASNVIVGGRFNPEAWYKTIEDLGVTVWYSAPTAFRMLMGAGDEIIKEYDLSSLRHILSVGEPLNPEVIRWGTKVFSQRIHDTWWMTETGSQTICNYPSLEIKPGSMGKPVPGVKAAIVDDQGNELPPYQMGNLAIKKGWPSMMYAIWNNQEKYESYFMPGGWYVSGDSAYMDEDGYFWFQGRIDDVIMTSGERVGPFEVESKLVEHPAIAEAGVIGKPDPVRGEIIKAFIALRDGYEPSDELSEEIRTFVKKGLAAHAAPREIEFKDKLPKTRSGKIMRRVLKAWELDLPAGDLSTMED
- a CDS encoding GNAT family N-acetyltransferase produces the protein MEHNKTYNAMEIKTPNGSIIIEGPISSGKLASYEFHKDLIAFRPPEQQHKALIGIAELPEGRILVARDKHTIVGYVTYLYPDPLERWSEGNMENLIELGAIEVIPDFRGYSVGKNLLRVSMMDDQMEDYIVITTEYYWHWDLKGTCLNVWEYRKVMEKMMNAGGLEWYATDEPEISSHPANCLMARIGNRIGPDSIQAFDKLRFKNRFMY